A region of the Candidatus Latescibacter sp. genome:
TCTAACGTGGTAATTCCAGCCTTCACCTTTTGTACTCCATCCTCTAACATAGTAGTCATACCTTCTTTTCGTGCTGCATTTAGGATAGCCCCGCTGTCCGCCTTTTCCACTATCAAATCTCTTATTTTTAAGCTTACCGGAAGAATTTCAAATATGGCCATACGTCCTCTATATCCGGTATTATGACAATGGGAACATCCTCTGCCATAGTAAAAACTCATCTGTTTTACCTGTGCCGTTTCCCATCCTATTGCACGAATATGTTCTTCTTTCGGTTCTCCTATTGTCTTGCAGTGGGTGCAGATGTTTCTCACTAGTCTCTGGGCAATTACTAACACTAGTGAAGATGCCAGAAGGTAAGACTCTATTCCCATATCCAGGAGACGAGGCACTGCTCCAGGAGCATCATTGGTATGCAGGGTACTGAAGACTAGATGACCAGTAAGAGCCGCTCTTATCGCCACCTCTATGGTTTCCTTGTCCCTCATCTCCCCCACCAATATCACGTCTGGGTCTTGCCTCAATATAGATCTCAAACCAACGGGAAATGTAAACCCTGCCTTCAGGTTGACCTGAGATTGGCGAATAGACTGAAGTTCATACTCTACTGGATCTTCTAAGGTAATAATGTTTTGTTCAAAAGAATTTATCGCAGAAAGGGTGGAATAAAGAGTAGTGGTTTTTCCACTACCTGTAGGACCTGTGACTAAAATAATCCCATTGGGTCGGCGAATCGCTTTTTGGAACACAGCGAGGTTTGAAGGTGAAAATCCCAAATGGTCCAATCCCAGGATCAGTCGCTCCTTATCTAAGATTCTAAGGACAATGTTCTCTCCATAAATGACAGGAAATGTAGAAATTCTGATATCTATGTCCTTATTTCCCAGTGAGAAAATTATTTTCCCATCCTGGGGGAGACGACTCTCAGAGATATTGAGGTCAGCCATTATTTTGAGACGTGTAGTAACAGTATGCTGTAGGTTTTTAGGAATAGTTGTTCCTTGATAGAGAATACCATCAATACGGAAGCGTGTTCGAACCAGTTTCGCGCCGGGTTCTATGTGAATATCGGTTGCTTCATCTCCTATTGCCTTGGCAATGAGTTGGTCCACTAATTGCATTACCGGGGTAGTTTGAGTTATCTGTTTTGCTGCCATTTCTACCCCTGTTTCTCCCGGTCCATTTTCCAAAGCATCTTTTGCTGTCTCTGATTCAGCTTTTCTTCCGTAGTAATGCTCCAGAGCCTGAGTTATCTCTGATTCCAGAGCAAAAACTGGCTTTATATGGAATCCAGTCTGCCTTCGCAGTTGGTCAATTACCAATACATTAAGAGGGTCACACATAGCAACTGTTAGACTTTGGTTCTCTCGAGACAGGGGTATGAGCCTGTATTTTTGCGCAAAGGATAACGGCACTAAGCGAAGGACCTCGGATGCAATCTGCAATTGATTAAGCTCGACTCTCTCCACTCCTGCCAGTTCGGCCATAGACGAAGAGGCCTGATCCTTACTAATAAAGCCTAAATTGTGTAAAATATTCACCAGAGATTCCTTGGTCCTGCTCTGATCATTGAGAGCAACATCTAACTGTCCCTGGGTTATCAGCCCAGAATCGACCAAATTCTTGCACAGTTTCAATTCATTGGAAAAAGTCATTCTAATTCTCCTGGCACCATTTCCGCCTGTACATTTTCATCAACGCCAGCATCACCGTTCTTTTGAAACCGGATATCAAGATTCCGAAAAGGTTTTTGATTCATTTGTTACTTTTTCCTTAATTAAATCCAGTACAACTTGTGACATAGTTTTGTTTTGATGAATGGCATATAACTTTAATTTTTGATGATAAGCTAACGGCATTTTTATAGAAAAGCCTTTCTTTTCTACTTCGTTTTCCTTTTCCATCCTATACACTCCTTTGGTATGAAAACTTTCACATCCTTTAGACTTAAAATAATAAAAAAATAAAAATTGTAAAGTATTTTTTTATAAAAATATAAAAATATTTTCTGGTTATTCAATTAGGGTCTCCTTATAAATCCATAATATATTGTAAAACAACAAGATAAGTCTTGACAAGGGCTCTTATTCTGCATATATTTTTGCATACATGACTAAAAACCATTGCAGATGGGAGTGCCATGATTAACCGAGAGGATCCCCGTCAACTGTCTATTGAGGAATTCAAGTTACCGT
Encoded here:
- a CDS encoding GspE/PulE family protein; this translates as MTFSNELKLCKNLVDSGLITQGQLDVALNDQSRTKESLVNILHNLGFISKDQASSSMAELAGVERVELNQLQIASEVLRLVPLSFAQKYRLIPLSRENQSLTVAMCDPLNVLVIDQLRRQTGFHIKPVFALESEITQALEHYYGRKAESETAKDALENGPGETGVEMAAKQITQTTPVMQLVDQLIAKAIGDEATDIHIEPGAKLVRTRFRIDGILYQGTTIPKNLQHTVTTRLKIMADLNISESRLPQDGKIIFSLGNKDIDIRISTFPVIYGENIVLRILDKERLILGLDHLGFSPSNLAVFQKAIRRPNGIILVTGPTGSGKTTTLYSTLSAINSFEQNIITLEDPVEYELQSIRQSQVNLKAGFTFPVGLRSILRQDPDVILVGEMRDKETIEVAIRAALTGHLVFSTLHTNDAPGAVPRLLDMGIESYLLASSLVLVIAQRLVRNICTHCKTIGEPKEEHIRAIGWETAQVKQMSFYYGRGCSHCHNTGYRGRMAIFEILPVSLKIRDLIVEKADSGAILNAARKEGMTTMLEDGVQKVKAGITTLEEVIRVAYSE